One part of the Thermodesulfobacterium commune DSM 2178 genome encodes these proteins:
- a CDS encoding helicase-related protein, translating to MVNEKVPLDLTFITNESGKKLTDRLCELIKDCKYFDCLVAYFYLSGFHLLVEPLEKTEKIRILIGLGTDRQTLELIKSAQNPSSRPSHAETKEKVVELIEQEMADSEDDLKVEIGIKKFIEWIKKGKLEIRAYPSKKLHAKLYIMTFREGDRDIGRVITGSSNLTYSGLEKKLEFNVELKNPSDYFFAKERFEALWSEAVPVSEKYVQTINEKTWLNDNITPYELYLKFLYEYFKEDLSLKEKLSLVYLPQGFKRFEYQEQAVLNAKKILEEHGGVFISDVVGLGKTYITAMLVKQLDGRTLVVAPPALLTKNNPGSWPNVFSDFNVQADFVSIGKLDDAIQMIENREYKNVVIDEAHYFRTEETKRYEKLAEICRGKRVILVSATPYNNYPSDILAQIKLFQNVRKSTIPGVSNLEEFFKELERRLSKVNRQRDYEKFLEITRENAKEIRNKVLKHIMIRRTRSEIEKYFAEDLGRNNVKFPEVEDPKPLYYQLNDEEDEIFTETVRLITQEFKYARYTPLLYLKKGIKPLEEQSQRNMAGFMKVLLVKRLESSFHAFKSSIDRFIRSYEMFIKEFEKGNVYVSKDYINKIFNLIEKGDDKEIQKIIDEGKAEKYNKEDFRPEFGRDLKEDLEILKRIKSMWGKIKRDPKIEVLLSNLENNPILKDKKVIIFTESKETAEYLTEKINEYFKKEIALLFHGNSSEADRDKVIENFDARAKNKKDDYRILVSTEVLSEGVNLHRSNIVINYDIPWNPTKLMQRVGRVNRIDTPFDKIYTFNFFPTKQSESEIELTNIARSKIEAFLTLLGGDSAILTEGEPVSSHELFDKLLSKKTITEDEEEESELKYLRVIEDIRDKNPELFEKIKCLPKKARSGKVFNPSLSNVASPGSLVTFFRKGKLMKFFLSEKNRTIELDFLTTAKILESLVDEKRVEIPVETYYELLHKNKTAFFYSTAEEIVKHKHSSKDIYSKLIIELKATQSHSKQLTEDQEEYLKRVITQLERGALPKQTVKKVLSELNKLGREKLNPLKVIAVLHKEISNRLLESHYSEVSIVTEEKREVILSLYLANGE from the coding sequence ATGGTTAATGAAAAAGTGCCTCTTGATTTAACCTTCATAACTAACGAATCAGGGAAGAAATTAACAGATAGACTGTGTGAGCTTATAAAGGACTGTAAGTACTTTGATTGTCTGGTTGCGTATTTTTATTTGAGTGGCTTTCACCTACTTGTTGAACCTTTAGAAAAAACTGAAAAGATAAGAATTCTCATAGGTTTAGGAACGGATAGACAAACCCTTGAATTGATAAAGTCGGCACAGAATCCGTCTTCACGTCCTTCTCATGCAGAAACAAAAGAAAAGGTGGTTGAGTTGATTGAGCAAGAAATGGCTGATTCTGAAGATGACCTTAAGGTTGAAATTGGGATTAAAAAATTCATCGAATGGATAAAAAAAGGAAAGCTTGAAATAAGAGCATATCCATCAAAGAAACTTCATGCAAAGCTCTATATCATGACTTTTAGAGAGGGGGACAGAGACATTGGAAGGGTTATTACAGGTTCAAGCAACCTTACTTATTCTGGGCTTGAGAAAAAACTGGAATTCAACGTTGAACTGAAAAATCCATCCGACTATTTTTTTGCCAAAGAGAGATTTGAAGCGTTGTGGTCTGAGGCTGTTCCTGTCAGTGAGAAATATGTTCAAACAATCAATGAAAAAACCTGGCTCAACGATAACATAACCCCTTACGAATTATATCTGAAATTCCTCTACGAATACTTTAAAGAAGACCTTTCTCTGAAGGAAAAACTTTCTTTGGTTTACTTACCGCAAGGGTTTAAACGGTTTGAATACCAGGAACAAGCAGTGTTGAACGCAAAAAAGATTTTAGAAGAACATGGTGGGGTATTCATTTCCGATGTGGTTGGGCTCGGAAAAACTTATATCACCGCGATGCTCGTAAAACAGCTTGATGGAAGAACGCTTGTCGTGGCCCCTCCTGCACTCCTAACCAAAAATAATCCCGGTTCATGGCCTAATGTTTTTTCCGATTTTAACGTGCAGGCTGATTTCGTATCAATCGGCAAACTTGACGATGCCATTCAGATGATAGAAAACAGAGAATATAAAAATGTTGTGATAGACGAAGCACACTACTTCAGAACAGAGGAGACCAAGAGATATGAGAAGCTTGCAGAGATATGCCGTGGAAAAAGGGTGATTTTGGTATCTGCTACTCCTTATAATAACTACCCAAGCGATATTCTTGCTCAAATCAAACTCTTTCAGAATGTTAGAAAAAGCACCATACCAGGTGTTAGCAATCTTGAAGAGTTTTTCAAAGAGCTTGAAAGAAGGCTAAGCAAAGTCAATCGTCAGAGAGATTACGAAAAATTCCTTGAAATAACAAGAGAGAACGCCAAAGAAATCCGCAACAAAGTGCTGAAACATATCATGATCAGGAGAACAAGAAGCGAGATTGAGAAATACTTTGCCGAAGATTTAGGACGAAACAACGTCAAGTTTCCAGAGGTTGAAGACCCTAAGCCCCTTTACTATCAGCTCAACGATGAAGAAGATGAAATTTTCACAGAAACAGTAAGGCTCATAACTCAAGAGTTTAAATATGCTCGCTACACGCCACTTCTTTATTTAAAAAAAGGAATAAAACCTCTTGAAGAGCAATCGCAGAGGAACATGGCTGGCTTTATGAAAGTCCTTCTTGTTAAGCGCCTTGAAAGTAGCTTCCACGCTTTCAAAAGTAGCATTGACAGGTTTATTCGTTCATATGAAATGTTCATTAAAGAATTTGAAAAAGGGAATGTGTATGTAAGTAAGGACTATATAAATAAAATATTTAACCTCATAGAAAAGGGGGATGATAAAGAAATTCAGAAAATTATTGATGAAGGAAAGGCAGAGAAGTATAACAAAGAAGATTTCAGGCCTGAGTTTGGAAGAGATTTGAAAGAAGACCTTGAAATTTTAAAAAGAATAAAATCAATGTGGGGCAAAATAAAAAGAGACCCCAAAATTGAAGTCCTACTCTCAAACCTTGAAAATAACCCAATACTTAAGGACAAGAAGGTAATTATTTTCACGGAATCAAAAGAGACTGCAGAGTATTTAACAGAAAAGATAAACGAGTATTTCAAAAAAGAAATCGCGCTCCTTTTCCACGGAAATTCATCTGAAGCCGACAGGGACAAAGTCATAGAAAACTTTGACGCAAGGGCCAAGAATAAAAAGGATGATTATAGAATTCTTGTGTCAACAGAGGTTCTCTCAGAAGGTGTCAACCTTCACAGGTCAAACATAGTGATAAACTACGATATACCTTGGAACCCAACGAAGTTGATGCAAAGAGTGGGGAGGGTTAACCGTATAGACACCCCCTTTGACAAAATTTACACCTTTAACTTTTTTCCAACAAAACAGTCTGAGTCTGAGATAGAGCTTACAAACATCGCCCGTTCAAAGATAGAAGCCTTCCTTACCTTGCTTGGTGGAGATAGCGCCATTCTGACTGAAGGTGAGCCTGTATCTTCTCATGAGTTATTTGATAAACTCCTTTCAAAGAAGACCATCACAGAAGATGAGGAAGAAGAAAGCGAACTTAAGTATTTGAGAGTTATTGAGGACATAAGGGACAAAAATCCAGAGCTCTTTGAAAAGATAAAATGCCTCCCCAAAAAAGCCCGCTCAGGGAAAGTTTTCAATCCATCTTTAAGTAATGTTGCCAGTCCCGGCTCTCTCGTTACATTTTTCAGAAAGGGAAAGCTAATGAAGTTTTTTTTATCAGAGAAGAATAGAACGATTGAGCTTGATTTTTTGACTACTGCTAAAATCTTGGAATCATTAGTTGACGAAAAGAGGGTAGAAATTCCCGTTGAAACTTACTACGAGTTGCTACACAAGAATAAAACAGCATTCTTTTACTCAACAGCAGAAGAGATAGTAAAACACAAGCATAGTAGTAAAGATATTTATAGCAAACTTATTATAGAGCTTAAGGCAACGCAAAGTCACAGCAAACAGCTCACCGAAGATCAGGAAGAATACCTCAAACGAGTCATAACCCAGCTTGAGCGTGGAGCCTTGCCTAAACAAACGGTAAAAAAAGTCCTGTCTGAGCTAAATAAACTTGGCAGAGAAAAATTAAATCCCTTAAAGGTTATTGCAGTCTTGCATAAAGAAATCTCAAACAGACTTCTTGAAAGTCATTACTCTGAAGTATCCATCGTAACCGAGGAAAAGAGAGAAGTTATACTCTCCTTATACTTGGCGAACGGTGAGTAG
- a CDS encoding OmpP1/FadL family transporter has product MFLSLFLIFLSFFPFLVLKAYGAGIAIYEQGVSGLGNAYAGAAASAEDGSTIFYNPAGLTKLTKPEISLGTHVIIPTAHFKNTGSIKADKTPLTGNNGGDAGVIGIVPNLYVSTPINEKFFLGIGINSPFGLQTEYDKNWVGRYHAIKSKLITINLNPAMAYKLNSKVSLGLGANFQRAEAEITNAIDFTKYGITQDGFARLKGDDWSFGWNAGILYEPSENTRLGVAYRSKITHQLKGKVKFENISFPLSSIFHKDNVKARLDLPPMLSFSGFHKLNSKWTVLADITWTSWSRFEELRIKYDTLTIGDTVITTKWKDCFRYSIGLSYQPTYKWVFRSGIAYDETPIAFDKHRTPRIPDTDRFWIALGLGYTLSEKLKFDLGYVHIFFKKSYIDKDPVGEDERRGGLKGYYRGHVDIISAQLRYSF; this is encoded by the coding sequence ATGTTTTTGAGTTTATTTCTAATTTTTTTAAGTTTTTTTCCGTTCTTAGTATTAAAGGCTTATGGGGCTGGAATTGCTATCTATGAACAAGGGGTTAGTGGGCTTGGCAATGCCTATGCAGGGGCTGCAGCTTCGGCTGAAGACGGAAGTACTATTTTTTACAACCCTGCAGGACTCACTAAACTTACCAAGCCTGAAATTTCCTTAGGTACTCATGTAATCATACCTACCGCTCATTTTAAAAACACAGGCTCGATTAAGGCTGATAAAACACCTCTTACTGGAAACAACGGCGGAGATGCAGGGGTAATAGGGATAGTTCCTAACCTTTATGTTTCAACCCCGATAAATGAAAAGTTTTTTTTAGGTATAGGGATAAACTCTCCTTTTGGATTGCAGACTGAGTATGACAAAAACTGGGTAGGTAGATATCATGCTATAAAGTCAAAGCTTATAACCATAAACTTAAACCCGGCTATGGCTTATAAACTCAATTCAAAGGTTAGTTTGGGTTTAGGGGCAAACTTTCAACGGGCAGAGGCAGAAATAACCAATGCAATAGATTTTACCAAATATGGAATTACTCAAGATGGTTTTGCCAGATTAAAAGGAGATGACTGGTCTTTTGGTTGGAATGCAGGCATTCTCTATGAACCCTCAGAAAATACCAGATTGGGTGTTGCTTACAGGTCTAAGATAACCCACCAACTAAAAGGAAAGGTTAAGTTTGAAAATATCTCTTTTCCTTTAAGCAGTATATTTCATAAAGATAATGTTAAAGCCCGTCTTGACCTTCCTCCAATGCTATCTTTTAGCGGTTTTCATAAGCTAAACTCAAAATGGACCGTTTTGGCAGACATCACCTGGACTAGTTGGAGCAGGTTTGAAGAATTAAGAATTAAGTATGATACTTTAACCATAGGAGACACAGTGATTACCACCAAGTGGAAAGATTGCTTCCGCTACTCTATAGGCTTATCTTATCAACCTACCTATAAATGGGTTTTTCGCTCAGGCATAGCCTATGATGAAACCCCTATTGCTTTTGATAAACATAGAACTCCAAGGATCCCAGACACAGACAGGTTTTGGATAGCTTTAGGTTTAGGTTATACCTTATCTGAAAAACTGAAGTTTGATTTAGGATATGTGCACATATTTTTTAAAAAATCTTACATAGATAAAGACCCTGTAGGAGAAGATGAACGAAGAGGTGGTTTAAAAGGTTATTATCGAGGTCATGTAGACATAATAAGCGCTCAGTTGCGTTATAGTTTTTAA
- a CDS encoding AMP-binding protein — protein sequence MQLHEKFIYTAKAYPNKIAIVDRAIDKRFTYQQALIASLIFSRKIRKFRDRLIGVMLPNSSAAVFTVVGILMAGKIPVMINYSTGPEYNIRYAREKCSFKTVVTSKKLLERVNCPVLEDMAFVEDWIEEIDLKEKLISSAISRLPLKFLMTYCNIDEDAEKTAVILFTSGSEKDPKAVELSHKNILSNIEGFSEMAKLTEKDIILSILPFFHVFGITVNLWTPLYHGMTFITYQTPLEYQKICQIIKEERPTVMAATPSFWWGYLKKAEPGTFDSLRLMVSGADKCPQSLRDAMWEKHRKILLEGYGTTETSPAISANMPDANKPGSVGKPLPNVEVMIENYETGERCGPNEIGRILVKGPNVMKGYYNDLEETSMRIRHGWYDTGDMGYLDEDGYLWHVGRLKRFVKIGGEMISLVKVEEELEKVLPKEIECCVVEVPDEIKGAKIVAVVSQKIDEKSVVKQLAKVLPNLAMPKQFLIIEELPKMGSGKINFSKVQEMVIERLKLKG from the coding sequence ATGCAACTTCATGAAAAATTTATTTATACAGCTAAAGCCTATCCTAATAAAATAGCTATTGTTGACAGAGCCATTGATAAAAGGTTTACTTATCAACAAGCCTTGATTGCAAGTCTTATTTTTTCCCGAAAAATAAGAAAATTTAGGGATCGATTGATTGGAGTTATGCTTCCTAACTCCTCTGCAGCCGTCTTTACAGTAGTAGGTATTCTTATGGCTGGAAAAATCCCAGTGATGATTAATTATTCTACCGGTCCAGAGTATAACATAAGATATGCAAGGGAAAAATGTAGTTTTAAGACGGTGGTGACTTCTAAGAAACTGCTTGAAAGGGTAAACTGTCCAGTTTTGGAAGACATGGCTTTTGTAGAAGACTGGATAGAGGAGATAGACTTAAAAGAAAAGTTAATCTCGTCAGCCATCTCACGGCTTCCTTTAAAATTTCTTATGACTTATTGTAACATCGATGAAGATGCAGAAAAAACAGCAGTTATACTTTTTACCAGTGGAAGCGAAAAAGACCCTAAGGCTGTGGAATTAAGTCATAAAAACATTCTTAGCAACATAGAAGGTTTTAGTGAGATGGCTAAGCTTACAGAAAAAGACATCATACTTTCCATTTTACCTTTTTTTCATGTTTTTGGGATAACCGTAAATCTCTGGACACCACTTTATCACGGTATGACTTTTATTACCTATCAAACCCCACTTGAGTATCAAAAGATCTGTCAAATTATAAAGGAAGAAAGACCTACAGTTATGGCGGCTACTCCAAGTTTTTGGTGGGGGTATCTTAAAAAGGCAGAACCAGGAACCTTTGACAGCTTAAGGCTTATGGTAAGTGGAGCAGATAAATGTCCTCAATCTCTTAGAGATGCTATGTGGGAAAAGCACAGAAAAATACTTTTAGAAGGCTATGGGACTACTGAGACCTCACCTGCCATCTCAGCTAACATGCCTGATGCTAACAAACCTGGGAGTGTAGGAAAACCACTCCCTAACGTGGAAGTTATGATAGAGAACTACGAAACAGGAGAAAGGTGTGGGCCTAATGAAATAGGAAGAATTTTAGTAAAAGGTCCTAACGTAATGAAGGGTTATTATAACGATTTAGAAGAAACCTCTATGAGGATAAGACATGGATGGTATGACACAGGAGATATGGGTTATTTAGATGAAGATGGTTATCTCTGGCATGTCGGAAGACTTAAAAGGTTTGTTAAAATAGGTGGAGAAATGATATCTTTGGTTAAAGTAGAAGAGGAGTTAGAAAAGGTTCTACCTAAGGAGATAGAATGTTGTGTGGTAGAAGTACCTGATGAAATTAAAGGGGCTAAAATCGTTGCAGTGGTAAGCCAAAAGATAGATGAAAAGTCAGTGGTAAAACAACTTGCTAAGGTGCTCCCAAATTTAGCAATGCCTAAACAATTTTTAATCATCGAAGAACTCCCTAAGATGGGAAGTGGGAAAATAAACTTTAGTAAAGTACAAGAAATGGTGATAGAAAGGCTGAAGCTTAAAGGTTAA
- a CDS encoding cation diffusion facilitator family transporter codes for MELKGFQGTKVSLISLGLAVLIFLIKIFAYLITKSVAIYSDAMESTINIFSALTAFIGLKIALKPPDPEHPYGHTKIEYLFSIVEATFIFIASISILWKAFQNLQTPQPPPNLNQGFVLIGITLVLNGFISFIAYLQGKKENSPILIAHAHHIFTDVLTTLGVMIGLFVAKFFNIWILDPLIAMVLGVNILYMGYKITKESINSLLDASLPKEKVDSIKNIISETIKNHPQKEQIHDIHEFKTRRAGRKGFVEFHLTVSETMSIKSAHDICNEIEKNISEKHGDIKVTIHIEPDEKKKP; via the coding sequence ATGGAACTTAAAGGTTTTCAGGGCACAAAAGTTTCTCTTATAAGCTTAGGTCTGGCTGTCTTAATCTTTTTAATAAAGATTTTTGCTTATCTTATTACCAAGTCTGTGGCTATCTATTCGGATGCTATGGAATCAACCATAAACATCTTTTCTGCCTTAACAGCCTTTATCGGCTTAAAGATAGCTCTTAAACCGCCTGACCCTGAACATCCCTATGGCCACACTAAGATAGAATACCTTTTTTCTATCGTCGAAGCTACCTTTATTTTTATTGCATCTATCTCTATTTTATGGAAGGCCTTTCAAAACCTTCAAACTCCTCAACCACCACCTAATCTTAATCAGGGGTTTGTTTTAATAGGAATAACTTTAGTCCTTAACGGGTTTATTTCTTTTATAGCCTATTTACAAGGAAAAAAAGAAAACTCACCGATACTAATAGCACACGCCCATCACATATTTACCGATGTTTTAACTACTTTAGGGGTAATGATTGGTCTTTTTGTTGCTAAATTTTTTAATATATGGATTTTAGATCCTTTGATAGCTATGGTTTTAGGGGTCAATATACTTTATATGGGTTATAAAATTACCAAAGAATCGATAAATTCTCTTCTTGATGCAAGCTTACCCAAAGAAAAGGTTGATTCTATCAAAAACATCATCTCTGAAACCATCAAAAATCATCCTCAAAAAGAACAGATTCATGACATCCATGAGTTCAAAACACGAAGAGCCGGAAGAAAAGGATTTGTAGAGTTTCATCTAACCGTTTCAGAAACGATGTCTATTAAATCTGCCCACGATATCTGTAATGAAATAGAAAAAAACATCTCAGAAAAACATGGAGACATCAAGGTAACCATCCATATAGAACCCGATGAAAAGAAAAAACCTTAA
- a CDS encoding 2-phosphosulfolactate phosphatase, with protein sequence MFKVFLSPGSKGCQKARDLKAIAVVVDALRASATIVTLLEKGVETIFVVSEVEDAWALKRELPQAMLVGERNNLIIEGFDYSNSPSEIFSASNLKGRLVIFTSTSGARRILACKGATRVFVGTTLNAEALSAVLREESQKHQKDIVIIPAGVYGKEEFSEEDVVASWEIAKRIGFKVIDETGFLTEEVKNRTVEENFYLSKHAKELIELGLEKDVKFCAQVGVAKTIPEVFQFIEKAALVKNRLS encoded by the coding sequence ATGTTTAAAGTTTTTTTATCTCCAGGCAGCAAGGGTTGTCAAAAGGCAAGAGATCTTAAGGCTATAGCAGTGGTAGTAGATGCTCTAAGAGCAAGTGCTACTATAGTAACTTTGTTAGAAAAAGGGGTAGAAACTATCTTTGTGGTTTCAGAGGTAGAAGATGCCTGGGCATTAAAAAGAGAGTTACCCCAGGCTATGTTAGTAGGAGAAAGAAACAACCTTATAATAGAGGGTTTTGACTACAGTAACAGTCCTTCAGAGATATTTTCTGCTTCTAACTTAAAGGGTAGGTTAGTTATTTTTACCTCAACTTCTGGAGCAAGGAGAATCCTTGCTTGCAAAGGAGCTACCAGGGTATTTGTGGGAACTACCTTGAACGCAGAAGCCTTATCTGCGGTTTTAAGAGAGGAAAGCCAAAAACATCAAAAAGATATTGTTATAATTCCTGCAGGGGTATATGGAAAAGAAGAGTTTTCAGAGGAAGATGTGGTAGCTTCCTGGGAAATAGCTAAAAGGATAGGATTTAAAGTGATAGATGAGACAGGTTTTTTAACAGAAGAGGTCAAAAACCGTACAGTAGAAGAAAATTTTTATTTATCTAAGCATGCTAAAGAATTAATAGAACTTGGTCTAGAAAAAGATGTTAAATTTTGTGCTCAAGTAGGAGTAGCTAAAACCATCCCAGAGGTTTTTCAGTTTATAGAAAAAGCAGCATTAGTCAAAAATCGTCTATCATAG
- a CDS encoding CBS domain-containing protein: MIEIEKIRVKDVMSTPVFTINGNATVKEAADFMIKNGCRGLVVEKTDEEDAYGIITVKDIVYKVIAKGLPLEKVKVLEIMTKPCITVPEFYDIKYAAKLMEMTGLIRLPVTRGDEVVGIITLRDIIKPFL, from the coding sequence ATGATAGAGATTGAAAAAATCAGGGTTAAAGATGTTATGAGTACCCCTGTGTTTACCATCAACGGAAATGCCACAGTTAAAGAAGCGGCAGATTTTATGATAAAAAATGGTTGTAGAGGATTGGTGGTAGAAAAAACAGACGAAGAAGATGCTTATGGAATCATCACAGTTAAAGATATAGTCTACAAAGTAATAGCTAAAGGGTTACCTTTAGAAAAGGTCAAAGTTTTAGAAATAATGACCAAACCCTGTATAACTGTACCTGAATTTTATGACATCAAATATGCTGCGAAACTTATGGAAATGACAGGATTGATCAGACTTCCTGTAACCAGAGGAGATGAAGTTGTAGGTATCATAACCCTAAGAGATATCATCAAGCCTTTTCTATGA
- a CDS encoding IS256 family transposase codes for MENLDLDLEKVLSEISKIESKEGIKMAAALLLNALMKKEREIFLRDSIDNKANGYYERQLACFLGNLGISVPRDRKSEFRPAILPPEWQKADESFQDFILNLVLQSYSPNKIKALLQSMKLPYSPEQIEEIKEELYNQAKELKTKELPENLFAMFIDAYHTQIKDTEANRIRKAVIYNIIGIDMEGRKNLLSYYIYFDSETKEDWLQILNDLIKRGVKRVMVIVSDDFPGLTQAIKALFPETDHQLCFVHMQRNINRNMSKQDAKKFYEELSIIKRIEEYERALNRFEELCKSYEKKYPAYIKGLLKKKEHYFVYKKYPEGVRRYIYTTNVVENINSRIELIRVNTGGYFQSIKTAEVAIYITVSRIQKTRWQKPLPLIKSALYELRQMFVKRFYKETQFS; via the coding sequence ATGGAAAACTTAGACTTAGATTTAGAAAAAGTTTTAAGTGAAATCTCAAAAATTGAATCAAAAGAGGGTATCAAAATGGCTGCTGCACTCCTCTTAAACGCTCTCATGAAAAAAGAAAGAGAAATATTCCTTAGAGATAGTATTGATAATAAAGCTAATGGTTACTATGAAAGACAACTTGCCTGTTTCTTAGGTAACCTTGGTATCTCTGTCCCAAGAGATAGAAAATCTGAATTCAGACCTGCTATTCTTCCTCCTGAATGGCAAAAAGCTGATGAATCCTTCCAGGACTTTATCCTTAACCTCGTTCTCCAAAGCTACTCCCCCAATAAAATCAAAGCCCTCTTGCAATCTATGAAACTCCCCTACTCCCCAGAACAAATAGAAGAAATTAAAGAAGAATTGTATAACCAAGCCAAAGAATTAAAAACCAAAGAATTGCCAGAAAATTTGTTTGCTATGTTTATAGACGCTTATCATACTCAGATAAAAGATACCGAAGCCAACAGAATCAGAAAAGCAGTTATTTATAATATCATCGGGATAGATATGGAGGGAAGAAAAAATTTACTTTCTTATTACATTTATTTTGATTCAGAGACGAAGGAGGACTGGCTCCAGATACTTAATGATTTGATAAAGAGGGGAGTTAAGAGGGTTATGGTAATAGTGAGTGATGATTTTCCTGGCCTTACTCAAGCCATAAAAGCCCTCTTTCCTGAGACAGATCATCAGCTTTGTTTTGTACACATGCAAAGGAACATCAACAGGAACATGTCTAAGCAGGATGCTAAAAAATTTTATGAGGAGTTAAGCATTATAAAGAGGATAGAGGAGTATGAGAGGGCCTTAAATAGATTTGAGGAATTATGTAAGAGTTATGAGAAGAAGTATCCAGCTTATATAAAGGGACTTTTGAAAAAGAAGGAGCATTATTTTGTTTATAAGAAATATCCTGAGGGGGTGAGGAGGTATATATACACGACGAATGTGGTTGAGAATATAAATAGCAGGATAGAGCTGATAAGGGTAAATACAGGGGGATATTTTCAATCAATCAAGACAGCAGAGGTTGCGATATACATAACAGTAAGTCGGATTCAGAAAACGAGATGGCAAAAACCACTTCCTTTAATTAAGTCTGCTTTATACGAATTGAGGCAAATGTTTGTAAAGAGATTTTATAAGGAGACACAATTCTCTTGA
- the traT gene encoding complement resistance protein TraT — MVALTGAVAGGLAGGIAGGRDVDALILAAIGAGVGYVGGALIGSALKIETFAGVVKIQIMEKTENPVVGVITSNLKQGTSTTIKTEQAITTNYQTYRTKLAVTATQTNLKKEIAAKEVVDKTSVLIANFF, encoded by the coding sequence ATGGTGGCTTTGACCGGGGCCGTAGCAGGTGGATTGGCAGGTGGTATTGCAGGTGGAAGAGACGTTGATGCTTTGATATTAGCAGCCATCGGTGCAGGAGTTGGATATGTTGGCGGTGCTTTAATAGGTTCAGCTCTCAAAATAGAAACCTTTGCTGGAGTTGTGAAAATACAGATCATGGAAAAAACAGAAAACCCGGTTGTAGGTGTAATAACCTCTAACCTTAAACAAGGAACATCTACCACTATCAAGACAGAACAAGCTATCACTACCAACTATCAAACCTATAGAACTAAGTTAGCGGTAACAGCTACCCAAACCAACCTTAAAAAAGAGATAGCTGCTAAAGAAGTAGTAGATAAAACCTCTGTTTTAATAGCTAACTTTTTCTAA
- the traT gene encoding complement resistance protein TraT, protein MSILKSKVTKKVATFATIGALSLQLFGCATLPEAIEYRELYTNYKMTDTIFLDVTKRAKYKNIFVDVRNTSQLQEIDTSLYKNAIEQKLQAKGYNVVQDPSIADYILQVNVVYFDYYRKTAAKDGGFDRGRSRWIGRWYCRWKRR, encoded by the coding sequence ATGTCAATATTAAAAAGCAAAGTTACCAAAAAAGTCGCAACTTTTGCCACAATTGGTGCACTTTCTCTTCAACTTTTTGGTTGTGCTACTTTGCCTGAAGCTATTGAATATCGTGAACTCTACACTAACTATAAAATGACAGATACCATTTTTCTTGATGTAACCAAAAGAGCCAAATATAAAAATATTTTTGTAGATGTCAGAAATACCTCTCAACTTCAAGAAATAGACACAAGTTTATATAAAAATGCGATAGAGCAGAAACTTCAAGCCAAAGGGTATAATGTAGTTCAGGATCCAAGCATTGCTGATTACATACTTCAGGTAAACGTAGTTTATTTTGATTATTACAGAAAAACAGCAGCCAAAGATGGTGGCTTTGACCGGGGCCGTAGCAGGTGGATTGGCAGGTGGTATTGCAGGTGGAAGAGACGTTGA